In Spirosoma aureum, a single genomic region encodes these proteins:
- a CDS encoding ABC transporter permease, with the protein MNAPKRPQRPPRWADVLLEWFCAPHLLEEVQGDLHERFERDIGQRGITSANRNYVLSVLGFLRSFALQRQSSDYVSPESIQQTDRTAPFLLSPVMLRNHFKIAWRNLINNKAYSAINIFGLAVGLATCLLITLYVFDELSYDKHHESANRLYRVATATKQENWAATAAPTAWGLKNDFPEVEQVTRLLKMPNMEKMLLKYGHNHEQKHFFETNGYYVDSTFFELFTYNFKYGNPKNAINQPNTLVLSESLSNKLFGDENPIGKVINLGLPFGDFNYTVKGVFRESHKSHIDAHFFLSMRNGDVGNWVDQQNNWATNNIFYAYVKLSAGANALSFEQKLPAFLNRHGAADLRALGVSKSLFLQPVTDIYLKSDLDNELMSGGSTTYLYVFGSIAVFLLLIACINFMNLSTARSEKRAKEVGIRKAMGAFKTSLIGQFLGESLLMSILALCFALAFMQLILPVFNDLTKKDLSVFQNPTFLGWIVAITLLTGLLAGFYPAFYLSSFKPIAVLKGRLITTISATALRKGLVVFQFTVSIVLILGAIVIWQQLSFVQNQNLGFTKTQQLVIPLQSSQATGNYTTLKNELLKNPQVVSAASGSTYPGLEASDDLLFYAEGKSVHEAVDINFATVENDYLETLGFKLLYGRAFSKNFTADSTSIILNEVAVNQLGYDAKTAVGKSIYFDWQNVRHPMQIVGVVRNFNFQSLHQTIKPYGLTTTIGDKHRYFIANVHTKEYTKLLATIEKSWKKVNPDTPFSYSFLDQDFQRNYEKEQRTSSIVLYFTLIAIVIACLGLFGLVAFSAEQRTKEIGVRKVLGASVVNIVALLSKDFLQLILVAILIATPIAWYGMTQWLHDFAYKVDIEWWVFALAGLLALGTALLTVSFQSIKAALMNPVTSLRSD; encoded by the coding sequence ATGAACGCTCCCAAACGCCCTCAACGTCCACCCCGCTGGGCTGACGTCCTGCTCGAATGGTTCTGCGCCCCACATCTCCTGGAGGAAGTTCAGGGTGATTTGCACGAACGATTCGAGCGGGATATAGGGCAACGAGGGATTACGAGCGCGAATCGAAATTATGTGCTTAGTGTGCTGGGGTTTCTCAGATCGTTTGCCCTGCAAAGACAATCTAGTGACTATGTATCTCCGGAATCAATCCAGCAAACCGACCGGACTGCCCCATTCTTATTAAGCCCTGTTATGCTCAGAAATCATTTTAAAATCGCCTGGCGGAACCTGATTAATAATAAGGCGTATTCTGCCATCAATATTTTTGGATTAGCGGTCGGTTTGGCCACTTGCCTGTTGATTACACTGTATGTTTTCGATGAGCTTAGTTACGACAAACATCACGAAAGTGCGAATCGGCTTTATCGTGTTGCTACTGCCACCAAACAGGAGAATTGGGCAGCGACAGCGGCTCCTACAGCCTGGGGACTGAAAAACGACTTTCCCGAAGTCGAACAGGTTACCCGGCTACTGAAGATGCCTAACATGGAAAAAATGCTGTTGAAGTATGGTCATAACCATGAACAAAAGCATTTTTTTGAAACCAACGGCTATTATGTGGATTCCACGTTCTTCGAACTATTTACGTACAACTTCAAATACGGGAATCCCAAAAATGCCATCAATCAACCCAACACTTTAGTTCTTTCTGAAAGCCTGTCCAATAAACTATTCGGTGACGAGAATCCAATCGGCAAAGTCATCAACCTCGGGCTACCTTTTGGTGATTTCAACTATACTGTCAAAGGTGTATTTAGAGAAAGTCATAAATCTCACATCGACGCCCATTTCTTTCTGTCAATGCGCAATGGTGATGTAGGTAATTGGGTAGATCAACAAAACAACTGGGCAACAAATAATATTTTCTACGCCTACGTAAAATTGAGTGCGGGCGCAAATGCCCTGTCGTTTGAACAAAAATTACCGGCTTTTTTGAACCGCCACGGTGCGGCAGATTTAAGAGCGTTGGGCGTTTCTAAAAGCCTGTTTCTTCAGCCCGTAACCGATATCTATCTAAAATCTGATCTGGATAATGAGCTTATGTCTGGTGGAAGCACGACGTATTTGTATGTTTTTGGCTCGATAGCGGTATTTCTATTACTGATCGCCTGCATCAACTTTATGAACCTATCCACGGCACGTTCTGAAAAGAGGGCTAAAGAAGTCGGTATTCGCAAGGCAATGGGCGCCTTTAAAACATCATTGATTGGTCAGTTTCTGGGCGAATCCTTACTGATGTCCATACTGGCTCTTTGCTTCGCGCTGGCCTTTATGCAGCTGATCCTTCCAGTCTTTAACGACCTCACCAAAAAGGACTTGAGTGTTTTTCAAAATCCCACTTTTTTGGGCTGGATCGTAGCAATAACGCTGCTGACAGGGTTGCTGGCAGGCTTTTATCCAGCCTTTTATCTGTCGTCTTTTAAACCAATTGCTGTACTCAAAGGAAGGCTTATTACCACTATTTCGGCAACTGCTCTCCGCAAAGGCTTAGTGGTTTTTCAGTTTACAGTTTCAATTGTTTTGATCCTGGGAGCCATCGTCATCTGGCAACAATTGTCGTTTGTACAGAACCAGAACCTGGGCTTCACCAAAACCCAACAACTTGTCATACCTCTTCAAAGCAGCCAGGCGACCGGCAATTACACGACGTTAAAAAATGAGCTACTTAAGAACCCGCAAGTGGTTTCGGCTGCAAGCGGTTCAACCTACCCTGGCCTGGAAGCTTCTGATGATTTGCTTTTTTATGCGGAAGGGAAATCAGTACACGAGGCCGTTGATATAAATTTCGCTACAGTCGAGAACGATTATCTCGAAACGCTGGGTTTTAAACTGCTGTATGGCAGGGCTTTCTCAAAAAACTTCACGGCCGACTCAACGAGTATCATACTCAATGAAGTTGCTGTCAACCAATTGGGCTATGATGCTAAAACAGCTGTTGGAAAGAGCATCTACTTCGACTGGCAGAATGTGCGCCACCCGATGCAGATCGTTGGGGTTGTCAGAAATTTTAACTTCCAGAGCCTGCATCAGACCATCAAACCTTATGGGTTAACGACCACAATTGGCGATAAACACCGCTATTTTATTGCCAATGTTCACACAAAAGAGTACACCAAATTACTGGCAACTATTGAAAAATCCTGGAAAAAGGTAAATCCGGATACGCCTTTTTCGTACTCTTTTCTTGATCAGGATTTTCAACGGAACTACGAAAAAGAACAACGCACCTCCAGCATCGTGTTGTATTTCACCCTCATTGCCATTGTGATTGCCTGTTTGGGATTGTTTGGACTGGTTGCTTTTTCGGCTGAACAGCGTACCAAAGAAATCGGTGTCCGGAAAGTGTTGGGTGCTTCTGTGGTGAATATTGTGGCTTTGCTTTCCAAAGATTTTCTACAATTGATATTGGTTGCCATTCTGATTGCGACACCCATCGCCTGGTATGGCATGACCCAATGGCTGCACGATTTTGCCTATAAGGTCGATATTGAGTGGTGGGTATTTGCGCTGGCTGGTTTGCTGGCCCTGGGCACAGCCCTACTGACAGTGAGCTTCCAAAGCATTAAAGCGGCCCTGATGAATCCGGTTACTTCCCTGCGCTCGGACTAA
- a CDS encoding ABC transporter permease yields the protein MNTPRNRADGPVRPPRWANRLLEWFCAPHLLEELEGDLQERFERNCRLFGVQSARRQYGWEVIGFFRPRAGLPFFLKRKQPVHRVDTYSSYSLFSPVMIRNYMTIAWRNLARNKGYSFINIFGLATGMAVAMLNGLWIWDELSFNTYHQNYDHIAQVRSREYGENGVGINSSLQYPLISELKRNYKANFKHIVEASWDVDNVLSAGERQVSRKGLFMDAAAPEMLTLKMIYGTRSGLQDPHSILLSESTSKALFGDADPVNKLMKINNKLDVKVTGVYEDLPLNTQFNQVKFLAPFDLWVSDNPWIKERAMTDWQNHFLKIYAEINPDTDFDKVSADIKDAELKNLVNFPAEAKRAPEVFLLPMRDWHLHNYKRGALDNGPMQMVWLISIIGAFVLLLACINFMNLSTARSEKRAKEVGIRKAVGSVRMQLVNQFFSESFLVVILAFLLALLLTTISLPWFNDLAAKQMTIPWTNQWFWIASLLFISFTGILAGSYPALYLSSFQPINVLKGTVIIGRFASMPRKVLVVLQFTVSVSLIIGTIVVFRQIQFAKNRPVGYSRDGLLMVEMKSGDFYGKHELLRSELRRTGVVAEMAESMGRVTEVWSGNDGFTWKGKSPSFKDSFGTLVVSPEYGKTVGWQFVKGRDFSREFRSDSSGMVINEAAAKYMGLKNPVGEAVSWKFRDRELMHYRILGVVKDMVMESPYEPIYPTIFMIRAHGGTNWIHIKIDPNASANEALPKIEAVFKKLIPTAPFEYKFADQEYALKFAAEDRIGKLASLFAVLAIFISCLGLFGLSSFIAEQRTKEIGIRKVLGASVFNLWRLLSKDFVVLVFISLFIAIPIAYYFMGNWIQKYTYRAEISWWIFAVSGLVAIAITLLTVSFQSIKAALMNPVTSLRSD from the coding sequence ATGAACACCCCCAGAAACCGCGCCGACGGACCGGTCAGACCACCTCGCTGGGCCAATCGACTGCTCGAATGGTTCTGTGCCCCTCATTTGCTGGAAGAGTTGGAGGGCGATTTGCAGGAGCGATTTGAGCGAAACTGTCGGCTGTTTGGAGTTCAGTCGGCCCGGCGACAATATGGGTGGGAGGTGATTGGTTTTTTCAGACCGCGTGCCGGATTACCCTTTTTCCTGAAACGAAAACAGCCAGTTCACCGTGTTGATACCTATTCTTCTTATTCCTTATTCAGCCCTGTTATGATACGCAACTATATGACAATCGCCTGGCGAAACCTCGCCCGAAACAAAGGTTATTCGTTCATCAACATCTTCGGTCTGGCAACCGGCATGGCCGTAGCTATGCTGAATGGGCTTTGGATATGGGATGAGCTATCGTTCAACACGTATCACCAGAATTACGACCATATCGCTCAGGTAAGATCGCGTGAATATGGAGAAAATGGCGTCGGGATTAATTCGTCGTTGCAATACCCGTTGATTTCGGAGTTAAAAAGAAACTATAAAGCCAACTTTAAACACATTGTTGAAGCTTCGTGGGATGTTGACAATGTTCTCTCGGCGGGCGAAAGGCAAGTGTCCAGAAAAGGCTTATTCATGGATGCAGCTGCACCCGAAATGCTCACGCTGAAGATGATTTACGGCACTCGATCAGGCTTACAGGACCCGCATTCGATCCTGCTTTCTGAATCGACATCCAAAGCACTTTTTGGGGATGCTGACCCCGTGAATAAGCTGATGAAAATCAATAATAAACTCGACGTAAAGGTTACGGGTGTATATGAGGATTTGCCGTTGAATACGCAATTCAATCAGGTCAAATTTCTGGCCCCATTCGACCTGTGGGTATCCGATAATCCCTGGATAAAAGAACGGGCCATGACGGATTGGCAAAATCATTTTCTTAAAATCTACGCTGAAATCAATCCAGACACTGATTTTGACAAAGTTTCTGCCGACATCAAAGATGCTGAGCTGAAAAACCTTGTCAATTTTCCGGCAGAAGCCAAACGAGCCCCGGAAGTCTTTCTGCTTCCCATGCGCGACTGGCATTTGCATAATTACAAACGAGGAGCCCTCGACAACGGGCCGATGCAAATGGTCTGGCTAATCAGTATCATCGGTGCCTTTGTGTTGCTGCTGGCCTGCATTAACTTCATGAATTTGAGTACGGCCCGTTCCGAAAAACGCGCTAAAGAAGTCGGTATTCGCAAAGCGGTCGGCTCGGTACGGATGCAATTGGTGAATCAGTTTTTTAGCGAGTCATTTTTAGTGGTCATTCTCGCCTTCTTACTTGCCCTTTTGCTGACTACGATTTCCCTGCCCTGGTTCAACGACCTGGCAGCCAAGCAAATGACTATCCCCTGGACCAACCAATGGTTCTGGATAGCTAGTTTACTCTTTATCAGTTTCACAGGGATTCTCGCAGGAAGCTATCCTGCCCTGTATCTGTCTTCTTTTCAGCCCATTAACGTACTCAAAGGAACTGTTATCATCGGTCGTTTTGCCTCTATGCCCCGCAAAGTGTTGGTGGTTTTACAGTTTACTGTTTCGGTTTCGTTGATCATCGGCACCATCGTTGTTTTTCGCCAGATTCAGTTTGCCAAAAATCGGCCGGTCGGTTATTCGCGGGATGGCCTGTTGATGGTAGAAATGAAATCAGGCGATTTTTATGGCAAACATGAACTGCTCAGAAGTGAGTTAAGGCGGACGGGTGTTGTAGCCGAAATGGCTGAATCGATGGGCAGGGTCACCGAAGTTTGGTCGGGAAACGATGGGTTTACGTGGAAGGGAAAAAGTCCCTCCTTTAAAGACAGCTTTGGCACGTTGGTCGTGTCACCTGAATATGGGAAAACGGTAGGTTGGCAATTTGTAAAAGGGCGCGATTTTTCGAGAGAATTCAGGTCGGATTCATCAGGAATGGTCATCAACGAAGCAGCCGCCAAATACATGGGATTGAAAAATCCAGTTGGAGAAGCGGTTAGCTGGAAATTTCGGGATCGGGAGCTGATGCATTATCGCATTTTAGGGGTCGTCAAAGATATGGTGATGGAGTCGCCTTATGAGCCCATATACCCTACTATTTTTATGATCAGAGCACACGGAGGAACGAACTGGATACACATCAAAATCGATCCAAATGCCAGTGCAAACGAAGCTTTACCTAAAATCGAAGCGGTATTTAAAAAGCTAATTCCGACGGCTCCTTTCGAGTACAAATTTGCGGATCAGGAGTACGCGCTGAAATTTGCCGCCGAGGACCGAATCGGCAAACTGGCCTCCCTGTTTGCCGTACTGGCCATTTTCATCAGTTGTTTAGGTCTTTTCGGCCTGTCGTCGTTCATTGCCGAACAACGCACCAAAGAAATCGGCATTCGGAAAGTACTGGGTGCATCTGTTTTTAATTTATGGCGGCTTCTGTCAAAAGATTTTGTCGTCTTAGTATTCATTTCGCTTTTTATCGCCATCCCGATTGCTTACTATTTCATGGGTAACTGGATTCAGAAATATACCTATCGGGCTGAGATTTCCTGGTGGATTTTTGCCGTATCCGGTTTGGTAGCTATTGCCATAACCCTACTGACGGTGAGCTTTCAAAGCATCAAAGCCGCCTTAATGAATCCAGTTACTTCTTTGAGGTCGGACTAA
- a CDS encoding permease prefix domain 2-containing transporter gives MNIPPNRADGPVRPPRWANRLLEWFCAPHLLEELEGDLQERFERNCRLFGVQSARRQYGREVLGFLKPRRGLPFAIKRKPNEYPSPFFASPVMLRNFFKIAFRNLTKHKVSTLINLFGLTLGVTACLVIYLITNYELSYDSFHPDQERIYRLVGDVKYNATDEKHSVGFIPNAVPAAVRKEIAGLETVAAFHNIETDVLVPDGNEKPKHFESRRRTGGTADIVVVDPQYFDIFSYEWLAGNPKTALNEPLKVVLSELKARKYFGDLPLAQIMGKDVIYRDSVRVSVAGIVKDWKQPTDFTFTDFISMATIRASKLKGEINLDEWNDNWSASQAFVKLPQGTTPAQLKPLFQQFSKQHFAKEMKFWPGLQPLSDLHFNENYQDNYSRKAHLPTLYGLMAVAAFILLIAAVNFINLSTAQSIQRAKEIGIRKVMGGSRTSLIFQFLSETALLTCLAVLIALLIVGPILSVMQSLTPTGLTFNLISLQTLLFLTGLVVITSLLAGFYPSWLLSSYLPALTLKGQSALKGGQKGYLRKGLIVFQFTVSLAFIIGTLIVGRQLSFMRNKDLGFSTDAIIDVHTLHDDKSRVLAQKIKQLADVDRVTMQWFPPMGQSYMVTKLKYRGKKEVEMDVSAKVGDENFIPLYQLHLLAGRNYHKSDSLREMVINATYAKALGFKKPADAINQLIDFQGRQYPIVGVVADFHEQSFHEKIGAVFISYMPRQAQNIGVKLATKGRQIDDLKTTLASIEKQWNEVYPENKFDYSFLDDSIAKLYEKEQKTAQLVNLATAIAILISCMGLFGLATFTAEQRTKEIGVRKVLGASVSSIVALLSQDFLKLVLISLIIASPIAWWAMNKWLQDFAYKVDIEWWVFVLAGLVAVAITLVTISFQSLKAALMNPAKSLRTE, from the coding sequence ATGAACATTCCCCCAAACCGCGCCGACGGACCGGTCAGACCGCCCCGCTGGGCCAATCGGCTGCTCGAATGGTTCTGTGCTCCTCATTTGCTGGAAGAGTTGGAAGGTGATTTACAGGAGCGGTTTGAGCGGAATTGTCGCCTGTTTGGAGTTCAGTCGGCCCGGCGGCAATATGGCAGAGAAGTGTTGGGTTTTCTCAAACCCCGCCGTGGATTGCCTTTTGCTATAAAGCGTAAACCAAATGAATATCCGTCACCTTTTTTCGCAAGTCCTGTCATGCTACGCAATTTCTTTAAAATCGCATTCCGTAATCTGACGAAACATAAAGTCAGTACGCTAATCAACCTATTTGGTCTCACCCTGGGCGTAACGGCCTGTCTGGTCATTTATCTGATCACCAACTACGAACTGAGCTATGATTCGTTCCATCCTGACCAGGAGCGAATTTACAGGCTGGTTGGTGATGTAAAATATAACGCAACTGACGAAAAACATTCCGTTGGTTTCATTCCGAACGCGGTTCCGGCTGCTGTCCGAAAAGAGATTGCGGGGCTGGAAACGGTAGCCGCTTTTCACAATATTGAAACAGACGTTCTTGTGCCCGATGGGAACGAAAAGCCAAAGCATTTCGAAAGCCGAAGACGTACCGGCGGAACCGCCGATATTGTGGTTGTAGACCCCCAGTATTTCGATATTTTCAGCTATGAGTGGCTGGCTGGCAATCCCAAAACAGCACTGAACGAGCCCCTTAAGGTGGTGTTATCGGAACTAAAGGCGCGTAAATATTTTGGTGATTTACCACTTGCTCAAATCATGGGCAAGGACGTGATTTATCGGGACTCGGTGCGGGTAAGTGTAGCGGGTATCGTGAAGGATTGGAAACAGCCAACCGATTTCACATTCACCGATTTTATTTCGATGGCAACGATTCGGGCCAGCAAGTTAAAGGGTGAGATCAATCTCGACGAATGGAACGACAATTGGTCGGCGTCACAGGCTTTTGTCAAACTTCCCCAGGGCACAACGCCCGCTCAACTAAAACCCCTATTCCAGCAATTTTCGAAACAGCATTTTGCGAAGGAAATGAAATTCTGGCCGGGTCTGCAACCGCTCTCCGACCTGCATTTCAATGAAAATTACCAGGATAATTATTCCCGAAAAGCACACTTGCCGACCTTGTATGGGCTGATGGCCGTGGCTGCGTTTATTCTGCTGATTGCTGCCGTTAACTTTATCAACCTTTCAACGGCTCAATCCATCCAGCGGGCCAAAGAAATTGGCATTCGGAAAGTGATGGGCGGTAGCCGAACGAGCCTGATTTTTCAGTTCCTCAGCGAAACGGCTCTGTTAACCTGTTTGGCAGTTCTTATTGCGTTACTGATCGTCGGGCCTATTCTTTCGGTTATGCAGTCGCTGACGCCCACTGGCTTGACGTTCAACCTCATCAGTCTCCAGACGTTGCTTTTCCTGACAGGGCTTGTTGTCATTACGTCGTTGCTGGCCGGATTTTATCCCTCCTGGTTACTGTCTTCGTACCTGCCCGCTCTGACTCTAAAAGGACAAAGTGCGCTCAAGGGAGGTCAGAAAGGATATCTGCGTAAAGGTCTGATTGTGTTTCAGTTCACGGTTTCGCTGGCATTCATTATCGGAACATTGATCGTTGGCCGTCAGCTTAGTTTTATGCGCAATAAAGACCTCGGTTTTTCGACGGATGCCATCATCGACGTACATACACTCCACGATGATAAAAGTCGGGTACTGGCCCAGAAGATCAAACAACTGGCCGATGTTGACCGAGTAACCATGCAATGGTTTCCGCCAATGGGTCAGAGCTATATGGTAACCAAGCTGAAATACCGGGGCAAGAAAGAGGTGGAGATGGATGTTTCGGCGAAGGTTGGCGATGAGAATTTCATTCCGTTGTATCAACTTCACCTGCTGGCTGGGCGAAACTACCACAAAAGCGATTCACTACGCGAAATGGTCATCAATGCCACGTATGCCAAAGCGCTTGGATTCAAAAAACCAGCCGACGCCATCAATCAACTCATTGATTTTCAAGGGAGGCAATATCCAATTGTTGGTGTCGTGGCCGATTTTCACGAGCAATCGTTTCACGAGAAAATTGGTGCCGTGTTTATTAGTTATATGCCCCGGCAGGCCCAGAATATTGGGGTCAAACTGGCTACAAAAGGCCGCCAGATCGACGATTTAAAAACGACACTGGCGAGTATTGAGAAACAGTGGAATGAGGTATATCCCGAAAATAAGTTTGATTACTCATTTCTGGATGACTCCATTGCCAAACTTTATGAGAAAGAGCAAAAAACAGCTCAGCTTGTCAATCTGGCAACGGCGATTGCGATCCTGATTTCCTGTATGGGTTTGTTCGGGCTGGCCACGTTCACGGCCGAACAGCGCACCAAAGAAATAGGAGTTCGGAAGGTACTGGGCGCATCCGTTTCGAGCATTGTTGCCCTATTGTCTCAGGACTTCCTGAAACTGGTTTTGATTTCGTTGATTATTGCCTCTCCGATTGCCTGGTGGGCTATGAACAAATGGTTGCAGGATTTCGCCTACAAGGTCGATATTGAGTGGTGGGTGTTTGTGCTGGCCGGTTTAGTAGCCGTGGCTATTACGCTGGTAACGATCAGCTTCCAAAGTCTCAAAGCGGCCCTAATGAATCCCGCTAAAAGCTTACGAACGGAGTAG
- a CDS encoding GH92 family glycosyl hydrolase yields MTKVSLSILFQFLLSLSFAQQNLVPYVHPLIGTEKMGHTFPGATVPFGAVQLSPDSDTLSYEFNGKYNGTVYKYCAGYKYEDKTIVGFSHTHFSGTGHSDLGDFLIMPTQGALQLNPGVASDPKSGYRSAFSHTNEVAEAGYYKVKLDDHAILAELTASSRVGFHQYTFPKSDQSHIILDLTHGIYNYEDKVVWTYVRVVNDTLITGYRQTNGWARTRTVYFALSFSKPFKSYGQKNLDKAQVYKGFWRKFDQTRNFPEIAGKRIRMYFDFDTEDGEKVKLKMALSPVSQENALANMRAEIPHWNFEKAKTTAQANWNRELNKIQIDASETDKVNFYTSLYHSFINPTTYMDVNGQYKGLDQGVHQATGFTNYTTFSLWDTYRALHPFFNLIQPSRNNDMVQSMLSHYDQSTLKMLPIWSHYANDNWCMSGYHSVSVLADAVVKGAFRGDAQKALDACIATSNHRSYEGIGEYIDRGYVPSASSGTSVSNTLEYAYDDWCIAQLARKLNRQDVYETYLKRSESWQNVFDKSIGFMRPRLADGSFKKEFDVYKTDGQGFIEGNSWNFSFFVPQNPASLIQYMGGPKKFVARLDTLFSMHLPDEFFAETEDITREGIIGGYIHGNEPAHHIAYLYNWAGQPWKTQERVRMILNMQYKSTPDGLGGNDDCGQMSAWYMFSSMGFYPVAPGSEDYSLGSPSVKNARLNLENGKTFTIEAINQGDKNVYVQKVLLNGKQLTQPTITHTDIMKGGTLTFYMTAKPVKK; encoded by the coding sequence ATGACAAAAGTTAGCCTTTCGATCCTTTTTCAATTCCTTCTATCACTCTCTTTTGCGCAGCAGAATCTGGTTCCTTATGTGCATCCGTTAATTGGCACAGAAAAGATGGGACATACGTTTCCGGGCGCTACCGTACCGTTCGGAGCTGTTCAGCTAAGCCCAGATTCGGATACGCTGTCTTACGAATTCAACGGCAAGTATAACGGGACTGTTTATAAATACTGCGCGGGCTACAAATACGAAGACAAAACGATTGTTGGGTTCAGTCATACGCATTTTAGTGGTACGGGACACTCTGATCTGGGCGATTTTCTGATTATGCCGACACAGGGCGCTTTGCAGCTCAATCCGGGCGTGGCTTCAGATCCGAAGAGTGGTTATCGGTCTGCATTTTCGCACACCAATGAAGTAGCCGAAGCGGGTTATTATAAAGTCAAACTGGATGACCACGCGATTTTGGCCGAATTAACCGCATCCAGTCGGGTTGGCTTTCATCAGTACACGTTTCCCAAATCCGACCAGTCGCACATCATCCTGGATTTGACCCACGGCATTTATAATTATGAAGATAAAGTTGTGTGGACGTACGTGCGGGTCGTAAACGACACATTGATAACGGGCTACCGCCAAACCAACGGCTGGGCGCGCACCCGAACCGTCTATTTTGCCCTGTCGTTCTCGAAACCATTTAAATCATACGGCCAGAAAAATCTGGATAAAGCGCAGGTATACAAAGGATTCTGGCGGAAGTTCGATCAGACCCGGAATTTTCCGGAAATAGCAGGCAAACGGATACGGATGTATTTTGATTTCGACACGGAAGATGGCGAGAAAGTAAAGTTAAAAATGGCCTTATCGCCGGTAAGTCAGGAAAACGCGCTGGCCAACATGCGGGCTGAGATCCCGCACTGGAACTTTGAAAAGGCAAAAACGACGGCGCAGGCCAACTGGAACCGGGAATTAAACAAAATCCAGATCGATGCGTCGGAAACCGATAAAGTGAATTTCTATACGTCACTCTATCACTCGTTCATTAATCCGACAACCTACATGGACGTAAATGGCCAGTACAAAGGCCTTGATCAGGGCGTTCATCAGGCAACCGGATTTACGAATTACACCACGTTTTCCTTGTGGGATACCTATCGGGCGCTGCATCCTTTTTTCAATCTTATTCAGCCGTCCCGTAACAACGACATGGTACAGTCCATGTTGAGCCATTACGACCAGAGCACGCTCAAAATGTTGCCCATCTGGTCGCACTATGCCAACGATAACTGGTGCATGAGTGGTTATCATAGTGTGTCGGTGCTGGCCGATGCGGTGGTCAAAGGGGCTTTCCGTGGCGATGCGCAGAAAGCACTGGATGCCTGCATTGCGACTTCGAACCATCGCAGTTATGAAGGTATTGGCGAGTACATTGATCGTGGTTACGTACCATCGGCCTCAAGCGGCACCTCTGTATCAAATACGCTCGAATATGCGTATGATGACTGGTGTATTGCCCAGTTAGCCAGGAAACTAAATCGACAGGACGTATACGAAACCTACCTGAAACGCTCAGAAAGCTGGCAAAATGTGTTCGATAAGTCGATTGGCTTCATGCGTCCACGGTTGGCCGATGGTTCGTTTAAGAAGGAATTTGACGTTTATAAAACAGACGGCCAGGGTTTTATTGAAGGAAACTCCTGGAATTTCAGCTTCTTCGTGCCGCAAAATCCAGCCTCGCTGATTCAGTACATGGGCGGCCCTAAAAAATTTGTGGCCCGGCTCGATACGCTTTTTTCGATGCACTTGCCAGACGAGTTTTTCGCCGAAACCGAAGACATTACCCGTGAGGGTATTATTGGTGGCTACATTCATGGGAATGAACCGGCTCACCATATCGCCTACCTGTACAACTGGGCCGGTCAGCCGTGGAAAACGCAGGAACGGGTTCGCATGATTCTCAACATGCAGTATAAATCGACGCCCGATGGCCTGGGTGGCAATGACGATTGTGGCCAGATGAGCGCCTGGTATATGTTTTCGAGCATGGGTTTCTATCCGGTCGCACCCGGCTCGGAAGACTACTCATTAGGTAGCCCATCCGTTAAGAACGCCCGCCTGAATCTGGAAAATGGCAAGACATTTACCATCGAAGCTATTAATCAGGGCGATAAGAATGTGTACGTGCAGAAGGTGCTTCTAAATGGCAAACAGCTTACTCAGCCAACGATCACCCATACTGACATTATGAAAGGCGGTACGTTAACCTTTTATATGACTGCCAAACCGGTGAAGAAATAG